A region from the Campylobacter blaseri genome encodes:
- a CDS encoding BCCT family transporter: MKFKKSFNPSVFYPSIVLLFAILAIALIFPKIMLVSLTNIQNYLTETFGWFYVLSVTIIFFSVMFLLFSKYGDIKLGPDHAEAAYSNVSWFAMLFSAGMGIGLMFWGVGEPVMHYLAPPTGDPQTVEAAKQAMTITFFHWGISVWSIYGIVAIILAFFAYRHNLPLTLKSAFYPLVGDKIYGTFGDIIDIFAVIATFFGVTVSLGMGVLQINAGFNHLFEIPMTSSTQIIFIAIITVLVTISATSGLDKGIKLLSNTNMILAVFIILFILLLGNTTGLLNSLVENIGSYMSSFLRDTFNLYAYEKQNESWIGGWTLLYWTWWLSWAPFVGLFIARISRGRTIKEFVAGVLFVPTGFVFLWMTVFGNSAIELINGGYTELATAVNENVSLALFVFLEKFPFSFIMSTIATIMIIIFFVTSADSAAMVIDMLCSNGKDDTPKWQKLWWCVLIGVIASVLLYAGGLKALQAMTIIAAFPLTIALGGCIYGLFKALSIDAEKKRTQILGAISPTGTSKNWREKLQAIIYVPDKRDAEKFLNKIVEPAFKEVKEEFEKNDLVAIIEKNKEKSQIHIHVGMGDDRDFRYGIKILKTEALDYANTDTLYTAEVYLLEGGQGYDVMGWSKDSILNDIVEQYRKHLYFLHKVT, encoded by the coding sequence ATGAAATTTAAAAAAAGTTTTAATCCGTCGGTTTTTTATCCGTCTATTGTATTGCTTTTTGCGATACTAGCTATTGCTTTAATATTTCCAAAGATAATGCTTGTATCATTAACCAATATACAAAACTATCTAACTGAAACATTTGGCTGGTTTTATGTACTATCTGTAACTATTATTTTTTTTTCAGTTATGTTTTTACTATTTTCAAAATATGGGGACATAAAGCTAGGTCCTGATCACGCTGAAGCTGCCTACTCCAATGTATCGTGGTTTGCGATGCTTTTTTCAGCAGGAATGGGGATTGGTTTAATGTTTTGGGGAGTTGGTGAACCTGTTATGCACTACTTAGCGCCACCAACAGGAGATCCACAAACCGTAGAAGCAGCTAAACAAGCCATGACTATAACCTTTTTTCACTGGGGAATAAGCGTTTGGTCTATTTATGGAATTGTAGCAATAATTTTAGCCTTTTTTGCATATAGACACAATCTTCCACTTACCCTAAAATCTGCTTTTTATCCATTAGTTGGAGATAAAATTTATGGAACCTTTGGAGATATTATAGATATTTTTGCTGTAATTGCTACATTTTTTGGTGTTACTGTATCTTTAGGTATGGGAGTCCTTCAGATAAATGCTGGTTTTAACCATCTTTTTGAAATTCCTATGACCTCGTCAACTCAGATTATTTTTATAGCCATAATAACTGTTTTAGTTACAATCTCTGCAACAAGTGGACTTGATAAAGGAATCAAACTACTTAGTAATACAAATATGATACTTGCGGTTTTTATAATTCTCTTTATACTACTTTTAGGTAATACAACAGGTCTTTTAAATTCTTTGGTTGAAAACATAGGTTCATATATGTCATCATTTTTAAGAGATACATTCAATCTATATGCATATGAAAAACAAAATGAAAGTTGGATTGGTGGTTGGACGTTACTTTACTGGACTTGGTGGCTGTCTTGGGCTCCATTTGTTGGACTTTTTATAGCTAGAATTTCCCGCGGTAGAACTATTAAAGAGTTTGTAGCTGGTGTTTTATTTGTTCCAACGGGTTTTGTCTTTTTGTGGATGACTGTATTTGGAAATAGTGCGATTGAACTTATAAATGGAGGATACACAGAGCTTGCAACAGCAGTAAATGAAAATGTCTCTTTAGCCTTATTTGTATTTTTAGAGAAATTTCCATTTAGTTTTATAATGTCAACTATTGCAACCATAATGATCATAATATTTTTTGTAACATCAGCTGATTCAGCTGCTATGGTGATAGATATGCTTTGCTCAAATGGAAAAGACGATACACCTAAATGGCAAAAACTATGGTGGTGTGTTTTAATAGGTGTCATAGCCTCAGTTTTACTCTATGCAGGTGGCTTAAAAGCACTTCAAGCTATGACAATTATAGCTGCTTTTCCACTTACTATAGCTTTAGGCGGTTGTATATATGGTCTTTTTAAAGCTTTAAGTATTGATGCTGAGAAAAAAAGAACTCAAATTTTAGGCGCTATATCTCCAACTGGTACTTCAAAAAATTGGAGAGAAAAACTTCAAGCAATTATATATGTCCCAGATAAAAGAGATGCAGAAAAATTCTTAAATAAAATTGTTGAGCCTGCTTTTAAAGAGGTCAAAGAGGAATTTGAAAAAAATGACTTAGTGGCTATTATAGAAAAAAATAAAGAAAAATCTCAAATTCACATACATGTAGGAATGGGAGATGATAGAGATTTTAGATATGGTATAAAAATACTTAAAACCGAAGCTCTTGATTATGCCAATACTGATACACTCTATACAGCTGAAGTTTATCTACTTGAAGGTGGTCAAGGATATGATGTAATGGGATGGAGCAAGGACTCTATTTTAAACGATATTGTAGAGCAATATAGAAAACACCTATATTTCTTACATAAAGTTACATAA
- a CDS encoding BCCT family transporter: MQFKKSFNPSVFYPSIVLLFVILALTLIFPEGMLNSITKIQDYLTHTFGWFYILAVTIIFFVIIFLLFSKHGDIKLGPDHSKPSYSNMSWFAMLFSAGMGIGLMFYGVSEPVMHYLAPPSASPESVEAARQAMSITFFHWGLNVWAIYAVVAIILAFFAYRHNLPLTLKSAFYPLVGNKIYGVFGDIIDIFAVIATFFGVTISLGFGVLQINGGFSHLFGLDISIITQIIFIGVITILVTISATSGLDKGIKLLSNTNMILAIFLVLFILILGNTTFILNSLVQNTGQYLSSFLSDTFNLYAYEKQKESWIGGWTLLYWTWWLSWAPFVGLFIARISRGRTIKEFITGVLFVPTGFIFLWMTVFGNSAIDLIHGGYTELATAVNEDVSLALFVFLEKFPLGSIMSGIATIMIIIFFVTSADSAAMVIDMLCSNGKDDTPKWQKLLWCVLIGLIASVLLYAGGLQALQAMTIAAAFPLTIALLGCIYGLIKALAIDVEKKKTQDIGTIAPTGSSKNWEERLKAIIDTPDKNDAEKFLRRVIKPAFKDVQAKFEEYGMSAKIEEDIKKWQIHLHVGMGDDRDFRYGIKLVEAEAPDYADTDRYYRATVYLLEGGQDYDVIGWSKESIINDIIEQYRNHMHFLYKTT, translated from the coding sequence ATGCAATTTAAAAAAAGTTTTAACCCATCGGTTTTCTACCCATCTATTGTATTGCTTTTTGTAATATTAGCTTTAACGCTAATATTTCCAGAAGGAATGCTTAACTCAATCACCAAAATACAAGACTATCTAACACATACATTTGGTTGGTTTTATATTTTGGCTGTAACCATTATATTTTTTGTGATTATATTTTTACTATTTTCAAAACATGGAGATATAAAACTAGGACCTGATCACTCAAAACCATCATATTCCAATATGTCTTGGTTTGCAATGCTTTTTTCAGCAGGAATGGGAATCGGACTTATGTTTTATGGCGTTAGTGAGCCTGTTATGCACTACTTAGCTCCTCCTTCAGCCTCCCCTGAGTCAGTTGAAGCTGCAAGACAAGCTATGAGTATAACATTTTTCCACTGGGGTTTAAATGTGTGGGCAATTTATGCAGTAGTTGCTATCATTTTAGCATTTTTCGCATATAGACATAACCTCCCACTTACTTTAAAATCAGCATTTTATCCACTAGTTGGAAATAAAATTTATGGAGTTTTTGGTGATATCATAGATATATTTGCAGTAATTGCTACATTTTTTGGTGTTACTATATCTTTAGGTTTTGGAGTTTTACAAATAAATGGCGGTTTTAGTCATCTTTTTGGACTTGATATTAGTATAATTACTCAAATAATATTTATAGGTGTGATAACTATTTTAGTAACTATTTCTGCAACAAGTGGGCTTGATAAGGGCATTAAACTACTTAGCAATACAAATATGATACTTGCTATATTTTTAGTTTTATTTATACTAATTTTAGGCAATACAACATTTATTTTAAATTCACTTGTGCAAAACACAGGTCAATACCTATCATCATTTTTAAGTGATACATTTAATCTATATGCTTATGAAAAACAAAAAGAGAGCTGGATTGGTGGTTGGACTTTACTTTACTGGACTTGGTGGCTATCTTGGGCTCCTTTTGTTGGTCTTTTTATAGCTAGAATTTCTCGTGGTAGAACTATAAAAGAGTTTATAACTGGTGTTTTATTTGTGCCAACTGGATTCATATTTTTATGGATGACTGTTTTTGGAAATAGCGCAATAGATTTAATCCATGGTGGATACACAGAGCTTGCAACTGCAGTAAATGAAGATGTATCTTTAGCTCTTTTTGTATTTTTAGAAAAATTTCCACTTGGCTCAATTATGTCTGGAATTGCAACTATAATGATTATAATATTTTTTGTAACTTCAGCTGATTCAGCTGCTATGGTTATAGATATGCTTTGTTCAAACGGAAAAGATGATACCCCTAAATGGCAAAAACTTCTATGGTGCGTATTAATTGGGCTTATAGCCTCTGTTTTACTATATGCAGGTGGTTTGCAAGCACTTCAGGCTATGACAATTGCGGCTGCTTTTCCTCTAACTATAGCTCTGCTTGGTTGTATATATGGACTTATAAAAGCCCTAGCTATAGATGTAGAGAAGAAAAAAACTCAAGATATTGGAACTATAGCACCAACTGGAAGCTCAAAAAACTGGGAAGAGAGATTAAAAGCTATAATTGACACTCCTGATAAAAATGATGCTGAAAAGTTTCTAAGAAGAGTTATAAAACCAGCTTTTAAAGATGTGCAAGCTAAATTTGAAGAGTATGGTATGTCTGCAAAAATAGAAGAAGATATTAAAAAGTGGCAAATTCATCTACATGTTGGAATGGGTGATGATAGAGATTTTAGATATGGCATTAAACTAGTTGAGGCTGAAGCTCCTGACTATGCTGATACAGACAGATACTATAGAGCAACTGTCTATCTGCTTGAGGGTGGTCAAGATTATGATGTCATCGGCTGGAGTAAAGAGTCTATTATAAATGATATTATAGAGCAATATAGAAACCATATGCATTTCTTATATAAAACCACCTAA
- the gmhA gene encoding D-sedoheptulose 7-phosphate isomerase: MKEMIKKELNLHEKTIQDVKISLQDDILKACEMVVRCIKNGNKVLLCGNGGSAADAQHIATELTGRYKTERVGLPAIAITTDTSALTAIGNDYGYEFVFSRQVEALAKKGDLLLAISTSGKSPNVIKAINQAKNMGCDVIGFSGKDGGEMNEICDLNIVIPSNDTPRIQEMHILIGHIICQAVDNNFS, encoded by the coding sequence ATGAAAGAAATGATTAAAAAAGAGCTAAATTTACATGAAAAAACAATACAAGATGTTAAGATTTCTTTACAAGATGATATTTTAAAAGCTTGCGAAATGGTAGTTAGATGTATAAAAAATGGAAATAAAGTTTTACTTTGTGGAAATGGTGGAAGTGCTGCTGATGCACAACATATTGCAACTGAGCTAACAGGAAGATATAAAACTGAAAGAGTAGGGCTTCCTGCAATTGCTATCACAACTGATACATCAGCCTTAACTGCTATAGGAAATGACTATGGTTATGAGTTTGTATTTTCAAGACAAGTAGAAGCACTTGCAAAAAAAGGAGATTTGCTTTTAGCTATTTCAACAAGTGGAAAAAGCCCTAATGTAATTAAAGCCATAAATCAAGCTAAAAATATGGGTTGTGATGTAATTGGTTTTAGTGGAAAAGATGGTGGAGAGATGAATGAAATTTGTGATTTAAACATAGTTATACCTTCAAATGACACTCCACGCATTCAAGAGATGCATATTTTAATAGGTCATATTATTTGTCAAGCAGTGGATAATAATTTTAGCTAG